In Anopheles gambiae chromosome 2, idAnoGambNW_F1_1, whole genome shotgun sequence, a single window of DNA contains:
- the LOC1270108 gene encoding uncharacterized protein LOC1270108: MKAVLFFAALALFVALALGQNGCVRDDSDGQPLCNAEEMTARLWRNNWDPTAYWECETANTPATYRRCPTEGMFNGATRTCINWFDWEWTPTCKPPSRV, translated from the exons ATGAAGG CTGTCCTGTTCTTCGCCGCTCTCGCGCTGTTCGTCGCACTGGCCCTCGGCCAGAATGGCTGCGTCCGTGACGATTCCGACGGTCAGCCGCTCTGCAATGCTGAGGAAATGACGGCCCGCCTGTGGCGTAACAACTGGGACCCCACCGCCTACTGGGAGTGCGAGACTGCCAACACGCCCGCCACCTACCGTCGCTGCCCGACCGAGGGTATGTTCAACGGTGCCACCCGTACCTGCATCAACTGGTTCGACTGGGAGTGGACCCCGACCTGCAAGCCGCCCAGCCGCGTGTAA